DNA sequence from the Armigeres subalbatus isolate Guangzhou_Male chromosome 1, GZ_Asu_2, whole genome shotgun sequence genome:
AACACTATTATCCTCAAAAGTTAGTTTTTCATTTCCTTCACTACTATTAGGTACCTCTCGGTTGTGGAAACTTGATATATTCAGATTATTGCTATTCTCCGAGTGCATCAGTTCCGTAGTTTCATCCACATCAGTATTTTTGCCATCGTCACTTATGCTAAGAATATTACAATTTAAACGTGTACATCCATTGCTTTCCTCTAAGGAGTTCGTCAATCCTGGCAAAAACACTGACAGACACAGGGCCTCGGCGATGGAGATATTGCGTTGGTTGTTCTTGAATGGTTAGCAGCAAAGTATGGATTTAACACCTCTCCTCTCCGAAAAGCGATGGTTGGGCGGTACGGGTGTTGGCTtgatggtggtggcggtcgcgAAAAGTGTTCCTTAGCCGCCGCGAGCAGCTCTCTATCGCGCGGAAGTATAGGTGTATGGCTGTTTTGTTTGTCACTGCGCCACGGTGGGTAGTATGGTGGTGTTGATCAGTCTTATTGTTACAATAATTCCGTTTATGTTTCTGCTTATCACGCGATCTGTCtgtttttttctgcttctgtcGACGAATGCATGCATCAAACTCCGACCAGTCCCGTTTCCATATCCACCTCCCTTTCCAGCGCCATAGTGGGTCATAATCGCGCGGTTCCTTGTACTTTGCGTGGAAATTTAATTCGTCACGTGTCTTTTCTGGAATGGGGCGAGGCAGATTCAAATCAGgttgattatttattattacacCACGTTAAACTGTGCAGTTGGCCAGTGGTGTCAATAAACTTTTATTTCTGATGCATTTAGCGTCGATTATGCGTCAAAATGGCTGATGAAATAAGTTAGATACTCGAAAAAGAGAGCTTTAAGATTGACTCGTACCATTAGAGAAAGCTAGTGAAGCTAGTTAGACGCACGTGGCAAGGAACATTATTCAAGTGAGGATTATTTGCAGCATAGAGAAACCGACgttaattttcaaattcaatcaaaatcatcgtcacagAAACATTATCGCTCAATGCTAAATGCACTGTGTTTGGACAAGCGGAAATCAGATGGCgatagtgtgcaaacgtcaaacacaagcaaataATGGATGAAAGCGCCACCGGTGGCAGTTCGAACacctacaaaaaaaatgaatcatcAAATGTTCAAAAGGTGATCGATGGAAcatatgttgagtgagacgtctgtttctctgtgtttgCAGTGTAAAAGTGATTATCATATAGCAAATAGGATCATCTGGTTAGGCTAGTCTTTTAGGTCACGCTACCCCTTTCGGACAATCAAAGGAAATAGCGCATATGCACATTGACTTGTAGCGGTATGTTGGAACTAgtaatgatttcaaaagaaaatataaaaattatgaaaaggatttactgtatttctaaaatttgtattgacaactaattattttgaattatgAATATATTTCGACATCAACTATAATAAACTCTCTATACATAAATGTCAAACATAATTTCAAAGCAGTCTAAAAGTATTCTTGTACTGTACGGACCCCTCCCCACATGTAAAAATAATCACGATACTCTGGCACATTTACAGCAGCTTGGTAGCAAAATCTGTTCTTTGGTTGCTTTCCCGCTAATTTTGTCCACTGCTACCAATGTTCTGTAGTGGTACACTTGTTTGCATATAGCATTCACCTCACAGAAATTACACTGTTTGCCTTTGTACCTGTGTAAAAAAAACGGTGTTCATCAGAAtgctattgaaaaaaaataatctcaCCTACCGACACGTTTCTATGCGAACGCCCTGCTTATAGTCTTCGGTGTTGACGATCCATACCGTCGAATTATTCCTTGTGGTACCACTCCTGGGATGTACCAATGTTTCCGCACTGTCGCAAAGAAACTCATCCCCAAATGCATTGGAACGCGCGTTGAGAGCATCTCCAGCGGGAATAACGAGATCATCCCCAAATGCGCCTTCGAAGACAAGCCTGTGAGTGTTCATGACTTCGTTTATGAGATCCGTTGGGTATTCGGCTGTACCTTGTGTATGATCTacgaatttagaaattttgaaacgaACGATTGAAATATAGGTCAGACAACGATTAAAAGTGGTATCACCTGTATCACTCATTCTATCGATCAGATTGTCCGTTTCTATTTTATCTTCCTTTTCAGGTGATAAGGTAGAGGTGGTAGAAGTGGCGTCAGAACTTGGATTATTAGGAAACACGTAAGTAAGAGTACCATTGGGATGTTTGACTATGTAAGATTTGTTCGGATCGAAATCCTTTCCTATCAGTTTCAGTGGGCGCTTTCTTCGTGGTTTACTCGTAACCTGTAATCAAACAAAAGAGTTTattctcaaaatttcttcaactgtgcAATAGTTTTGTTACCACTTCATCGTCTTCCGGAGTAGGTGTGGGGTTTGAATATCCTTTCCGGTTGTAAATTTGCTTAATAATCTCTTTCACATCGTCATCgacttccttcttttcttttatactgCGCAAATTTGGCAATGAATCTGGTTCTATCGAATCAATATTTTGCTGAATGTTGGATGAGGAGTATGAGATCTGAAACATGCATATTGAATCACATATTAATAAAACATAGGGGCGACTTGAtccttttttctcattttcgatgtATATCAGCTAAATGCAAATAAATTTACACAGTGTTTGCCCAATTAAAAATTAGAATAATACCATTATTCTCTCCTTCTTCTTAAAATTAAGTACCACAGTATCAATGTCGTTGTCGAAACCAAATAtctaaattgtaccactcgtggtCAATTCCTGTCGTCGTATTTACCCCTCCAAAGCAATGTTCATTAACCACCCAACcaggggatggcagattttaatacagttctgcataagaaccttacagaaactgtttaattataattgggcatatacaattccgtaagctttttatacaaatattgtattaaaataatacagatttgtattattttaatacaatatttgtataaaaagcttacagaattgtatatgcccagattttatacaataattaacagatttgttttttgggtgcagGCACGGAAGGTAACTATCTGCGCGTTTTAAAGGAGctcgagaatgcctctgaaGCTACGCAGTATTGGATCACCCGATAATTTCGGAAATCCGTATTCGTGTAGTAGCTGCTTTAGCTGGTCTCATCCATTTTTATCATATGTTGTTTTAAAGCAGATGAATAGATGATATGTGGGTGTTAACTATCAAAGCAACCATTCTGAAGATTTGGCATAATCATAGTAAGCGAGTACATTGTACATAGCAGCCAGGCAGCCAGTATATAGAATCCACAAGGTTGCTGTCTTGCATCACAAGTATCAGCGTCGTTGTCATGGTCACCGCAGAATTgttgaattttcgttaattCTAGAATGTTCCAAACTTCTTGTATAAAATAGTGCTAAAAGGAAACCAGTTTTCTTTCTTGAGTGGACCAACACCCAACCGGAGGCAACCTGGCACCTCAAAATTTGGTCCAACCCGAGCCGAATACCATCCTGTGAAGTGAAACCAGCCTACAGTACCTACCAGGTCCATCGTCGAAGTGTTTCTGCTGGTCAGTGTGACACCAACCGATCAGTGGACACCAGATTGATTTCCTTCTGGTGAACAAGACGACCACCACCAAAAGTGACAGTGCGCAGAATTGCAAGCCGTGAAACCCGTGAACATTACAACGTTTTGATTCGTCGTCGCGAAAATCGAGAACTCGTAAGTGAACACGTGTCGTTCGTTACGTTTCGGACATTGGACAATCATTCGTCGCGAAAAAGTGAATACGTGGCGTCGGATGCACAAAAGTGAAAAACGTGCATTGCCAAAACAGTGAACACGTGTCGTTCGTTACGTTTCGGACATGTATTGAACAATCATTCGTCGCGAAAAAATGAATAgagtaaaggatgtattttggaccaccagttagatggctcatattttggaccactgagtgcaaattcctcttggtggtccaatataagagcccccgtaagggtggtccaaataCGTGGCGTCGGATGCATAAAAGTGAAAAACGTGCATTGCCAAAACAATGAACACGTGTTGTTAGTTACGTTTCGGACATTTGACAACAATTCGTCGCGAAAAGTCAACACGTGTCGTCGGAATCACGTTGCGTCCATCGCGTTGAATCACGTTGTGCCGTGAACGTGAAGTGTGAGAAACGGAATGTCTCCTCTAAATCACACTCCGAAATCTGAtaaaaagaagaataagaaagaagaagacatggatGCAGCCAAAAATCTCATCCACCAGCGTGGTCCAATCAAGCGAAAGGTCACACTCATCACTTGGAGGAAGCAGAGGATGACCCACCAAAATAAGTGCATATCTGATGAAAGTGTTCTCTAAGAAACTGGAATTGCATTACCAAGAGTACGAAGCAGTACACCGTGAAATTTTGGCATTAATCCCTTCGTCGAAACTGGAAGAGCGGAAGACGAAATGCTAATTAGCTTTCGACACGATGCACACCGAGGTGCTTGACAGAATCGAGCGTCTCTCCGAGCTAATTGTTAAACCAGGCACTTCTTCAGCTGGAGCCGGTAGTTCTCAGGTAATTATCCAACAGCAATCACTAAGAGCTCCAGTTCCTAGCTTCGATGGGAAGGTGGAGAATTGGCCGAAATTCCGAACGATGTTCGAAGACGTCGTTGTACGCAGTAACGATTCCGATGCAATGAAATTGCACCATCTGGATAAGGCCCTCATCGGTGATGCCTCTGGATGGATCACTGTGAAGATGATTTAAGACAACAACTTTCAACAAACCCTCCAGCTTTGGGAGAGAACTCAAGAACACTGTTAGCTACCTGATTTTCATGAAACTTTAAAATTCCTGCAAGGTGAATGTCAGGTTCTGGAAAGGTTTCAGAATCGGCACCAAACGGCCGCAAAGGAAgttaatttaaaacaatttaGCGAGAAAGCTTCAAGCCAAAAGGCACAAGCTGCGACGTCCGCTGCTAAATCCCCACTCTGTTTGATGTGCAATGGAGAACACCGTCATTTGGAGTGCCCACACTTCAACAAGTGGTCCCCAATGGAACGTAGCGCAAAGGTAAAGGAGTTAAATTTGTGTTTCAATTGCCTTCGATTCGGATATCGATCCGTCGATTGTTCATCAAAGAAGATCTGCTCGAGATGTCAACGAAAGCACCACACTCTTCTACATGAAGCATCGAAGCAAGCACCAGATAAACCGGATCCGATTTCGCAGAAAGAAGGCCCGTTCGTCAAGCAAATTCATCCATCATCAAGACCATTATCAAATACCGCTGTTCCTAACAATCATGTCATGGAAACCAAAACCTCAGGTAAGTTTTATTCCGAAGCCCATGACTGACCGTCTCTCCGTGGGAAGAATTCCGACGCTTGTTCCTGTTACTGGAGTTGGAGCAGCTAAGACCTGTGCCCGCGAGAAAATTTTAGTAGCAGTCGAATCCAGATACTCGGACTATGGTTGAGTGCCTTGTGATTCCAAAGGTGACAGGTGTTATTCCCACAACCCGCATAGATGTGTCCACATGGCCACTACCAGCCAACATTTTCCTAGCTGATCCACAATTTCATTCTCCTGGACAAATCGACATGTTGCTTggagtacacccgattctgttttacacggattttttacacggccttgtaaaaaatctaaaaatttttgcgaagttgctccattttgcatgattcgtcgagaaatcataaaacttttttacacggattttaaaattttgaactgaaaactttttttacacggaacgcatcccccgtgtaaaaaaaaaagaatcgggtgtatctCACTTCCTATGCCTGCTTAAGTCAGGAAGAATTCAATTGCAAGTAGGTTTACCAGATCTGCAAGAAACACACTTTGGATGGGTGATTGCTGGAGACGTCGAGGAGCAAGTGAATGAAAAACAGTGCTACACCACTATCACCACAACGAAACCATGAAGAAGTTTTGGGAAACCGAAGAAATAGACGATGCCGATCAACCCACGGACGCAGAAGAATGtgagaagatttttcaagcTACCCATTACCGAGATGAAACCGGAAGGTTTGTTGTGTCCTTACCTTTCCGTGAATATCCCACCCCTGCTGAACAACAACCACGAATTGGCGCTGGGTCGGTCCCTCTCCCTAGAAAGACGAATGAGGAAGGATCCTGGTTTGAAGCTACAATACAGAAATTTCATCGACGAATACGAAGCCTTGGGCCACTGCCAAGAGATAAGTGAAGAACTCGATAACCCTCATCAAGTCCGTTATTATATGCCCCACCATGCCGTTTTACGTCCAACAAGCACCAGCACAAAACTCCGTGTTGTATTTGATGCGTCAGCAAAAGCATCATCAGCCGATATTGCTCTCAACCAAGCGTTATTGGTCGGTGCCACAGTACAAAACGACATCTTCGCCATCCTTGTTCGTTTTCGAAAGCATTTCATCGTATTCACCGCCGATATATCAAAAATGTATCGACAAATTAAGGTCATTCCAAGTCAATCGTGCTTCCAACGAATTTTTTGGCGAGCTGATCCAGCACAGCAACTTCGAGTATTGGAGTTAACAACCGTGACTTACGGAACCGCCTGTGCACCATTCCTTGCGACTAGATGCTTGTTGCAGCTAAGTATCGATGAAGCTAAATCATTCCCGATGGCTGCGAAAATCATGCGAGAAGATTGCTATGTTGACGACATTTTGTCAGGAGCTAACACCGTTGCTGAAGCGATTGACTACCCGAAGCAGCTTCTTCAAATGCTCGAGTCTGGAGGATTTCACGCTTCCAAATGGAGCTCCAATTCTTCGGAAGTATTACAGCATATCCCTGAAGCTGACCGTGAGAAGCTTATAAACCTAAGCAACGACGATGAAGGAGTTATGAAAACTCTGGGTTTAACTTGGAGTCCCCAACTAGACGAATTTTCTTTTGGTGTGAACCGAACCGATGCCGATAAACCACCAACCAAGCGATCCGTCCTATCTGAAATCAGCCAGCTTTTTGGAACACTCGGCATTCTATCCCCAGTTGTAATTGTTGCCAAAATAATCATGCAAAAAATTTGGAATGCTGGATTACCATGGGACGCTAGTCTGAGAAACGACTTGCTGCAGGAGTTTGCGGGTTTGCATGGATTTTCCGACGCGTCAAAATCAGCCAGTGATATACCTTCGCTGCATTTTCCCCGACGGTACAGTAAATCTTCATTTGCTATGTAGCAACAAGCTACAAGCTGCTCTGGAACTTATCGTAAAGGTTATTCAACACCAAGCACTTGCGGATGAAATTCATCGGATTCAAGCAAACGAACCATGTAAGcgaattcattcattcatttcattcattcatttatttagttaacatctaaacagataacactgaatcaacaatttgacgccacaatacacggttcgaggccgcatctccatcctcggatacgccccacgctcgccaggtcgttctgcacctggtctgcccatctcgctcgctgcgctccacgccgtctctgtacctgccggatcgggaagcgaacaccatctttgcagggttgctgtccggcattcttgcaacatgtcctgcccatcgtacccttccggctttagctaccttctggatactggattcgccgtagagttgggcgagctcatggttcattcttcgccgccacacaccgtcttcttgcacaccgccaaagatggtcctaagcacccgtctctcgaatactccgagtgcttgcaagtcctcctcgagcattgtccatgtttcatgtccgtagaggacaaccggtcttataagcgtcttgtacatgacacatttggtgcggtggcgaatctttttcgaccgcagtttcttctggagcccgtagtaggcccgacttccacagatgattcgccttcgtatttcacgactaatgttgttgtcagccgttcgcaaggatccgaggtagacgaattcctcgaccacctcgaaggtatccccgtctatcgtaacactgcttcccaggcgggccctgtcgcgctcggttccgcccacaagcatgtactttgtctttgacgcattcaccaccagtccaacttttgttgcttcacgtttcaggcgggtgtacagttctgccaatgttcggccgacaatgttcatgtcatccgcgaagcaaataaattgactcgATCTGTataaaatcgtaccccggctgttacacccggctctccgcatgacaccttctagcgcaatgttgaacaacaggcacgaaagtccatcaccttgtcttagtccccggcgcgattcgaacgaactggagtgttcgcccgaaatcttcacacagttttgcacaccatccaccgttgctttaatcagtctggtaagcttcccagggaagctgttctcgtccataattttccatagctctacgcggtctatactgtcgtatgccgccttgaaatcaacgaacagatggtgcgttgggacctggtattcacggcatttttgaaggatttgccgtacagtaacgatctggtccgttgtcgagtcTCCGTctacgaagccggcttgataacttctcacgaactcgttcactaatggtgacagacgacggaagatgatctgggatatcactttgtaggcggcattaaggatggtgatcgctcgaaagttctcacactccagtttgtcgcctttcttgtagatggggcatataaccccttccttccactcctccggtagctgttcggtttcccagattctgactatcagtttgtgcaggcacgtggccagcttttccgggcccatcttgatgagctcagctccgataccatccttaccagctgctttattggtctttagctgttgaatggcatccttaacttccctcaaggtggggctggttggcttccatcgtccgctgaactgacgaagtcatctcctccgctgccttgactttcactgcctgtactctcagtgccattcagatgttcctcgtagtgctgcttccacctttcgatcaccacacgttcgtccgtcaatccttatccccatccttatcccggcacatttcggctcgcggcacgaagcctttgcgggatgcgttgagcttctgatagaacttgcgtgtttcttgagaacggcacagctgttccatctcctcgcactccgcttcttccaggcggcgtttcttctcctgaaaaaggcgggtctgctgtctctgcttccgtctataacgttccacgttctgccgggtaccttgctgcagcgcgaccgcccacgctgcgtccttctcctccagaatctgtctgcactcttcgtcgaaccaatcgttccgtcgacttcgtcccatatacccgacgttgttctccgctgcgtcgttaatggctgctttgactgtattccagcagtcctcaagagggccccatcgagctcaccctcttccggcaacgctgcctcgagatgctgcgcgtatgcagtggcgacatcaggttgcttcagtcgctctaggtcgtaccgcggcggtcgtcggtaccgaacattgttgatgacggatagttttgggcgcagtttaaccatcaccagatagtggtcagagtcgatgttagcgccacgatatgtcctgacgtcgataatgtcggagaagtgccgtccatcaatcagaacgtggtcgatttgtgattctgtctgcagtggtgatctccaggtgtaccgatacgggaggctgtgttggaagtaggtgctgcgaatggccatattcttggaggcggcgaaatcaattagtcgtaggccgttttcgttcgtcagtcggtgagcgctgaactttccaatagtcggtctaaactcctcctcttggccaacctgagcgttcaaatctcttatgatgattttgacgtcgtggcttgggcagctgtcgtactcacgttccagctgcgcgtagaatgcgtccttatcatcatcagtgcttccggagtgtgggctatggacgttgattatgctgaagttgaaaaaccggcctttgatcctcaacttgcacattctttcatggatcggccaccacccgatcacgcgcctttgcatatcgcccatcactatgaaagctgttcccagctcgtgtgtgttgccgcagctctggtagatggtatgattacctctaaacgttcgcaccattgatcccttccaacaaacctcctgcagcgctacgatgccgaatccacggtctttgagcacatcggcgagtatgcgtgtgctcccgatgaagttgagagatttgcagttccacgaaccgagtttccaatcgctagtcccttttcgtcacagtggtcttcgccgatggttccggtccgtactctcttgttgattgttcgttgcttaagattttttaaaggctggcttgcagggcttgacaccaaaccccctaaatttccggaggaccatggtgcacagtttcacttagagtccctcgctggcactcggacgatgatcagccgcccctaacatggagaacagacgctgttgtgagccgatcctgacatggagaacaggcgctcaataagatttgcacctccggagaggagcaaacccccccttccctgtcagcatagtTCCCCccccatagttcccaccggggttggttacccgatcttccctaaggttgctcgtatcccggccagcaccgcggggaggtagggataggagttgctgggtaagaggctaaggaccgcgacatggggtctattttattccttcaggtacgcgaagtacacATGGTACGCtctacccagcatttgccgtgccatgtaAGCGAATTCAAGCTCTAAATCCGGTCTACCAAAATGGAATTTTACGTGTTGGAGGAAGATTACAACATTCAACGCTTCCTCTCTCCAGTAAACATCAGATGTTGTTACCCAAGCACCCAATTACCGATCTCATTATTCAAGCATATGCAGGAGCTCCTGCATATTGGTCCATCTGGTCTATTAGCAGCCATGCGAAGTAAATTTTGGCTGCTGGATGGACGATCATCAGTGAGGAAGATCACAAGGACCTGTGTTAGCTGCTTTAGATCGAAACCACGAAGCGCAAACCAGTTGATGGGAAACCTACCGTCATGCAGAGTGATTCAAGCACATCCGTTCGAGAAGACTGGTGTGGATTACGCTGGTCCGGTACTAGTTAAAGTGGTCAAGATACAGTATGTTGCCCGGAGATTTCCCATGCGCTGAGTTGCTACACAACTAGTGGTGTCCACGTCTTATTGAACGAAATGTCAAGGGATACCAAATCAGCGTGTTTACATTTCTACAAGGCATTCTAAAGGACATCTCCTAGGCCGACGAAGTCGGTTTCGTACTCAGGATGGAAGGAATGCTGTTGGAAGCCAAATATTCTATCGGTCTCGAGCTTCTCGCGAAGAAGACGGTtaatgactaaaataaatactccccctaaacaattagaaaattcccataaaagatagaaaattgccaataaagaaatcagggtatgagcaataaataaatataaaatttccacaaataaaacaaaatttccataaacaatttaaaaaaatccacaaaacaaaaataaataagcacttttgaaagcaaaaattgcaattatgaaagaagaattttccattaaaaaaattaaatgttccacgaaaaaaaataccaaat
Encoded proteins:
- the LOC134208391 gene encoding protein spaetzle-like; translation: MDYTTGDKNQPTEKVKMVRLVLWSIWLSSGLMVLLLLGAIFVTLLGEISYSSSNIQQNIDSIEPDSLPNLRSIKEKKEVDDDVKEIIKQIYNRKGYSNPTPTPEDDEVVTSKPRRKRPLKLIGKDFDPNKSYIVKHPNGTLTYVFPNNPSSDATSTTSTLSPEKEDKIETDNLIDRMSDTDHTQGTAEYPTDLINEVMNTHRLVFEGAFGDDLVIPAGDALNARSNAFGDEFLCDSAETLVHPRSGTTRNNSTVWIVNTEDYKQGVRIETCRYKGKQCNFCEVNAICKQVYHYRTLVAVDKISGKATKEQILLPSCCKCARVS